In a single window of the Chloroflexota bacterium genome:
- a CDS encoding cupin domain-containing protein codes for MQSRQRVRERTPEREQRVQDHEWDEVRGRERSRRTKLLEERPRVVTFDSVPWEQSRSAYHKVFTTYDTATAERKPWTAPMGTLRVMMQTIPTGHKNANHRHIAEVPFYIHAGKGHEVHDGRRHDWEAGDLMIVPPWCMHQHFCDEGPALLVYCQAGHGPFMAAGFSSEQAEMHESWTMPEDARPLYGPDGDMVGYRRGDVEFIFRSATAERQALANRTFEAPPVPSHSVTDGYEWFIRRFQEECYWRQNVPQVIQQRQRTWENTRNGRVLWFLHPMHPELQTGMKLFECYLQEIPPGGRSGKHRHLGDEAHFVIAGHGYEEIDGQRWEWSENDVVAIPNLAVHQSFNADRERPARILVYKSRSFEYASFAGIEHFEDASDSSQD; via the coding sequence ATGCAGTCTCGTCAGCGTGTTCGCGAGCGAACCCCCGAGCGGGAACAGCGCGTTCAGGACCACGAATGGGACGAGGTCCGGGGGCGAGAGCGCTCGCGCAGGACGAAGCTCCTGGAGGAGCGCCCTCGCGTGGTCACTTTCGATTCCGTGCCCTGGGAGCAGTCGCGGTCTGCCTATCATAAGGTATTCACCACGTACGATACGGCGACGGCAGAGCGCAAGCCGTGGACCGCGCCGATGGGCACGCTGCGCGTCATGATGCAGACGATCCCGACCGGTCACAAGAACGCGAACCACCGCCACATCGCCGAGGTACCCTTCTACATCCACGCGGGCAAGGGCCACGAGGTGCACGATGGCCGTCGGCACGACTGGGAAGCCGGCGACTTGATGATCGTGCCGCCGTGGTGCATGCACCAGCACTTCTGTGACGAGGGTCCGGCGCTCCTGGTCTATTGCCAGGCGGGCCACGGGCCCTTCATGGCGGCCGGATTCAGCAGCGAGCAGGCCGAGATGCACGAGAGCTGGACCATGCCCGAGGACGCGCGCCCGCTGTACGGGCCGGACGGCGACATGGTGGGCTATCGGCGCGGCGACGTGGAGTTCATCTTTCGTTCGGCCACCGCCGAGCGGCAGGCGCTGGCGAACCGCACCTTCGAGGCGCCGCCGGTCCCCAGCCATTCGGTGACCGATGGCTACGAGTGGTTCATCCGCCGATTTCAGGAGGAGTGCTACTGGCGCCAGAACGTTCCTCAGGTCATTCAGCAGCGCCAGCGGACCTGGGAGAACACCCGCAACGGCCGGGTGCTCTGGTTCCTCCACCCCATGCACCCCGAGCTGCAAACGGGAATGAAGCTCTTCGAGTGCTATCTGCAGGAGATCCCTCCCGGGGGCCGATCCGGTAAGCACCGCCATCTGGGCGACGAGGCGCACTTCGTCATCGCGGGGCACGGTTACGAGGAGATCGACGGACAGCGGTGGGAGTGGTCGGAGAACGACGTCGTGGCGATCCCGAACCTGGCGGTCCACCAGTCGTTCAACGCGGATCGCGAGAGGCCGGCAAGGATCCTCGTGTACAAGTCGCGATCCTTCGAGTACGCCAGCTTCGCGGGGATCGAGCATTTCGAAGACGCGTCCGATTCGTCGCAGGACTGA